A stretch of the Streptococcus oralis genome encodes the following:
- a CDS encoding class I SAM-dependent DNA methyltransferase, with amino-acid sequence MATYETFAAVYDAVMDDSLYDKWTDFSLRHLPKTKERKKLLELACGTGIQSVRFSQAGFDVTGLDLSADMLKIAEKRAASAKQKIDFMEGNMLDLSKAGQYDFVTCYSDSICYMQDEVEVGDVFKEVYNALNEDGVFIFDVHSTYQTDEVFPGYSYHENAEDFAMLWDTYEDEAPHSIVHELTFFIKETDGSFSRHDEVHEERTYEVLTYDILLEQAGFKSFKLFADFEDKEPTETSTRWFFVAQK; translated from the coding sequence ATGGCGACTTATGAAACCTTTGCGGCTGTTTACGATGCTGTGATGGACGATAGTTTATACGATAAATGGACGGATTTTTCCCTCCGTCATTTGCCTAAGACCAAGGAGAGAAAGAAACTCTTGGAATTGGCTTGTGGAACAGGAATTCAATCAGTGCGCTTCTCTCAGGCTGGTTTTGATGTGACTGGACTGGACTTGAGTGCGGATATGTTGAAGATTGCGGAGAAGAGGGCTGCTTCAGCCAAGCAAAAGATTGACTTTATGGAAGGCAATATGCTGGATTTGTCTAAGGCAGGTCAATATGATTTTGTCACGTGTTACTCTGACTCAATCTGCTACATGCAGGATGAGGTAGAAGTCGGGGACGTTTTTAAAGAAGTCTATAATGCTCTCAATGAAGATGGTGTTTTTATCTTTGATGTGCATTCGACTTACCAGACGGATGAGGTTTTTCCAGGTTATTCCTATCATGAAAATGCGGAAGATTTTGCCATGCTTTGGGATACCTACGAGGACGAAGCTCCTCACTCCATCGTGCATGAGTTGACTTTCTTTATTAAGGAAACGGATGGTTCCTTTAGTCGCCACGATGAAGTGCATGAGGAGCGGACTTATGAGGTCCTGACCTATGATATTTTGCTGGAACAGGCCGGATTCAAATCCTTTAAACTCTTTGCGGACTTTGAAGACAAAGAGCCAACAGAAACAAGCACTCGTTGGTTTTTTGTGGCTCAGAAGTAG